One Festucalex cinctus isolate MCC-2025b chromosome 3, RoL_Fcin_1.0, whole genome shotgun sequence DNA window includes the following coding sequences:
- the pyurf gene encoding protein preY, mitochondrial, whose translation MLRNVVCRFLTEPFFVQRNRRHTPSLQAASSAFKSVRSFTDVKDGTQQAFDTSLLEFLVCPLSKKPLRFEATTNELINDELGIAYPIIDGIPNMIPQEARLLQKDSNPPAQG comes from the exons ATGCTGCGGAATGTTGTGTGCAGATTTTTGACTGAACCGTTTTTTGTTCAACGCAACAGAAGACACACGCCTTCACTTCAGGCAGCTTCATCTGCTTTTAAGTCGGTGAGGAGCTTCACGGATGTGAAGGACGGAACGCAGCAGGCGTTTGACACCTCCCTGCTGGAGTTCTTAGTATGTCCACTGTCAAAGAAGCCACTCAG GTTTGAAGCCACGACAAATGAGCTGATCAACGACGAGCTCGGCATCGCATACCCCATCATCGACGGAATCCCTAACATGATCCCTCAGGAAGCCAGACTCTTACAGAAAGATTCAAACCCACCTGCACAAGGATAG
- the LOC144015868 gene encoding phosphatidylinositol N-acetylglucosaminyltransferase subunit Y-like — protein sequence MFSLSMMVGLVPIVSLIGLFYSAAVDENFPQGCTSSNNLCFYSLLLPVTIPVYVFFHLWSWMGIKLFRHN from the coding sequence ATGTTTTCCTTGTCGATGATGGTGGGTCTGGTCCCCATCGTGTCGCTCATTGGCTTGTTCTACTCTGCCGCAGTGGATGAAAACTTTCCTCAGGGCTGCACGAGTAGCAAcaatttgtgtttttacagtttgCTGCTACCCGTCACCATCCCTGTCTATGTCTTCTTTCACCTGTGGAGCTGGATGGGAATCAAGCTCTTCAGGCACAATTGA
- the LOC144015866 gene encoding uncharacterized protein LOC144015866, with amino-acid sequence MSDDIDLFWESLISPGGNKGEAKSNKSKNESKRKNNITLNTDDIIPKKKKISTFKDVMQSKKGKKKKKKKKKVLDLNSLFGSSDATVTVESKPDYDMSNMRISGNNSEQKSDCTIQDSKKKKGQRKKKVVFDLPHDCACAKHPNFVSAPPNFPKDCTELMKASRTDCEWTSPASAIVQHQSQPQDNDIQWDESNSQDLFITQNTFRPSPSESSEESSYKATSTASQQTEILHYLGHVKYHNKDSCQHPRKKKHQKTAKTRSTQKDRLHSRKKKYSVQTEGASPTREEEPSCSFYARPNVMKLYDDADADKLPKVAKSKQHHHKQIQQTYSCSLHIPAKPTTCTSTQTENFFTAELSSYLAFSTKRRLAACSDVLKPLDLSLPQRARKDTSSEVKEDETSHRAIRASPFCCSAMKELEDKKVVGGSDKRKGASPLTESQSKSGDTTASSDCNGQSKTVDLYQVRPVQMRLNESFFFKTKGDGQSPRPASPLMKLSQSRVSDKDLKGKKKR; translated from the exons ATGTCGGATGATATTGACTTATTTTGGGAGTCCCTGATTTCACCTGGGGGAAATAAAGGGGAAGCTAAATCAAATAAGagcaaaaatgagtcaaaaagaaaaaacaacataaccTTAAACACAGACGACATCATccccaagaaaaagaaaatatccaCATTCAAAGATGTGATGCAATCAAAGAAAggcaagaaaaagaagaagaaaaagaagaaggtaCTGGATTTAAACAGTTTATTTGGCAGCAGCGATGCTACAGTGACGGTGGAATCTAAACCTGACTATGACATGTCAAATATGAGAATCAGCGGCAACAATAGCGAACAGAAGTCAGATTGCACAATACAggattccaagaaaaaaaagggccaACGAAAAAAGAAAGTTGTGTTTGATTTGCCACATGACTGCGCTTGTGCTAAGCATCCCAATTTTGTTTCTGCACCTCCCAACTTCCCAAAAGATTGTACAGAATTGATGAAAGCTTCAAGAACAGATTGTGAATGGACTTCACCGGCCAGCGCAATAGTGCAGCATCAGTCTCAACCACAAGATAACGACATCCAGTGGGATGAAAGCAACAGCCAGGACTTGTTTATCACCCAAAATACATTCAGACCATCCCCCTCAGAATCAAGCGAAGAATCCAGTTACAAAGCTACTTCTACAGCTTCGCAACAAACAGAGATATTACACTATTTGGGCCACGTAAAATACCACAACAAGGATTCGTGTCAGCATCCCAGAAAAAAGAAGCATCAGAAGACAGCGAAGACCAGGAGCACACAAAAGGACAGATTGCACAGCCGCAAGAAGAAATATTCCGTCCAAACGGAAGGTGCAAGCCCAACCAGGGAGGAAGAGCCCTCATGCTCTTTTTATGCAAGACCTAATGTGATGAAGCTTTACGACGACGCCGATGCAGATAAGTTGCCAAAGGTTGCGAAGTCAAAGCAGCATCATCACAAGCAAATCCAGCAGACTTATTCATGCTCTCTCCACATACCAGCCAAACCCACGACATGCACCTCCACCCAGACAGAAAACTTCTTCACTGCTGAGCTCTCCTCCTACTTGGCTTTCTCCACAAAGAGAAGACTGGCTGCGTGTTCTGACGTCCTGAAGCCTTTGGATCTGAGCTTGCCACAAAGGGCCAGGAAGGACACGTCAAGTGAAGTCAAAGAGGACGAGACGTCACACAGAGCGATCAGAGCATCACCATTCTGTTGTTCCGCCATGAAAGAGCTGGAGGACAAGAAAGTTGTTGGTGGTAGTGATAAGAGGAAAGGAGCGAGTCCTCTGACTGAGTCGCAGAGCAAGTCTGGCGACACGACCGCCTCCAGCGACTGCAATGGCCAGAGCAAAACTGTTGACCTGTACCAG GTAAGGCCAGTGCAGATGAGATTGAATGAGTCATTCTTCTTCAAGACCAAAGGAGATGGACAATCACCCAGACCTGCGTCACCTCTGATGAAACTTTCTCAGAGTAGAGTGAGTGACAAAGACTTGAAAGGCAAGAAGAAAcgctga